In the Acidovorax sp. A79 genome, one interval contains:
- a CDS encoding crotonase/enoyl-CoA hydratase family protein, which yields MTKHSDISLEIRGEREDIAVIRLARPAKRNALNDGLILALRDVMDNLPATVGAAVIDGEGEHFCSGLDLSELKERDAGQGLHHSRMWHAALDRVQFGPVPVVAALHGAVVGGGLELASACHIRVADESTFYALPEGSRGIFVGGGGAVRIPRLIGTARMTDMMMTGRVYNAVDGERVGFAQYLVPTGTAFDKAFELAQRIGQNAPLTNYALMHALPRIAEQPSDQGLMTEAMMAAIAQSAPEAKARVRAFLDGKAAKVQKG from the coding sequence ATGACCAAGCACTCCGACATCTCCCTCGAAATCCGCGGCGAACGCGAGGACATCGCGGTCATCCGCCTCGCCCGCCCCGCCAAGCGCAATGCCCTGAACGACGGCCTGATCCTGGCGCTGCGGGACGTGATGGACAACCTGCCCGCCACCGTGGGCGCGGCCGTGATCGATGGCGAAGGCGAGCACTTCTGCTCGGGCCTGGACCTGTCCGAACTCAAGGAGCGCGATGCGGGCCAGGGCCTGCACCACTCGCGCATGTGGCATGCGGCGCTGGACCGCGTGCAGTTCGGCCCCGTGCCCGTGGTGGCCGCGCTGCACGGCGCGGTGGTGGGCGGGGGCCTGGAGCTGGCCAGCGCCTGCCACATCCGCGTGGCCGACGAGTCCACCTTCTACGCGCTGCCCGAGGGCTCGCGCGGCATCTTCGTGGGCGGCGGCGGCGCGGTGCGCATTCCGCGCCTGATCGGCACGGCGCGCATGACCGACATGATGATGACCGGCCGCGTCTACAACGCGGTGGACGGCGAGCGCGTGGGCTTTGCGCAGTACCTCGTGCCCACCGGCACGGCGTTCGACAAGGCCTTCGAGCTGGCCCAGCGCATCGGGCAGAACGCGCCGCTGACCAACTACGCGCTGATGCACGCGCTGCCGCGCATCGCCGAGCAGCCGTCGGACCAGGGCCTGATGACCGAAGCCATGATGGCCGCCATCGCGCAGAGCGCCCCCGAGGCCAAGGCGCGTGTGCGCGCCTTCCTCGACGGCAAGGCCGCCAAGGTCCAGAAGGGCTGA
- a CDS encoding thiolase family protein, protein MNAFIPYGIYWSSPFAKWQGSLANLNALPLAATVGKQALAARGYDLAAVDLAILGITNPQKGSFYGLPWVTGLMGIDRVAGPTVQQACATSVRALQMAAQEVACGTATSALLVMADRQSNGPVVYYPDSSGTGGYGITEHWVPDNMGHDPYAKNPMLQTGENVAARYGITTEEQHALKLHRYTQYQAALADDRAFQKRYMADVPVTDSKFRKQTGTLSADEGIFPTTAEGLARLKPVKEGGTVTFGGQTHPADGNAGAIVTTRDRARAVATDPGIEVEILGFGMARVEAGFMPMAPSPAAFNALKHAGLSIADVHAIKTHNPFAVNDIALARDTGFAWERMNNYGSSIIWGHPQAPTGLRAIIELIEELVLRGGGVGLFTGCAAGDTGYATVLRVTDSRTSTTPKA, encoded by the coding sequence ATGAACGCCTTCATCCCCTACGGCATTTACTGGTCGTCCCCGTTCGCCAAGTGGCAGGGCTCGCTGGCCAACCTCAACGCGCTGCCGCTGGCGGCCACGGTGGGCAAGCAGGCGCTGGCCGCGCGCGGGTACGACCTGGCGGCGGTGGACCTGGCGATCCTCGGCATCACCAACCCGCAGAAGGGCAGCTTCTACGGCCTGCCCTGGGTCACCGGCCTCATGGGCATCGACCGCGTGGCGGGCCCCACGGTGCAGCAGGCCTGCGCCACCAGTGTGCGCGCGCTGCAGATGGCCGCGCAAGAGGTGGCCTGCGGCACGGCCACCAGCGCGCTCTTGGTGATGGCTGACCGCCAGTCCAACGGGCCGGTGGTGTACTACCCCGATTCGAGCGGCACCGGCGGCTATGGCATCACCGAGCACTGGGTGCCCGACAACATGGGCCACGACCCCTACGCCAAGAACCCCATGCTGCAGACGGGCGAAAACGTGGCGGCGCGCTACGGCATCACCACCGAAGAGCAGCACGCGCTCAAGCTGCACCGCTACACGCAGTACCAGGCGGCGCTGGCCGACGACCGCGCCTTCCAGAAGCGCTACATGGCCGATGTGCCGGTCACCGACTCGAAATTCCGCAAGCAGACCGGCACGCTCAGCGCCGACGAAGGCATCTTCCCCACCACCGCCGAAGGCCTGGCCAGGCTCAAGCCGGTCAAAGAAGGCGGCACCGTGACCTTCGGCGGCCAGACGCACCCGGCCGACGGCAATGCGGGCGCCATCGTCACCACGCGTGACCGCGCCCGCGCCGTGGCCACCGACCCCGGCATCGAGGTCGAGATCCTGGGCTTCGGCATGGCGCGCGTGGAGGCCGGCTTCATGCCCATGGCGCCGTCGCCGGCGGCGTTCAACGCCTTGAAGCACGCAGGCCTGTCCATCGCCGACGTGCACGCGATCAAGACGCACAACCCGTTTGCGGTGAACGACATCGCGCTGGCGCGCGACACCGGCTTTGCGTGGGAGCGCATGAACAACTACGGCAGCTCCATCATCTGGGGCCACCCGCAGGCGCCTACCGGCCTGCGCGCCATCATCGAACTCATCGAAGAGCTGGTGCTGCGCGGCGGCGGCGTGGGCCTGTTCACCGGCTGCGCCGCGGGCGACACCGGCTACGCCACCGTGCTGCGCGTGACCGACAGCAGAACCAGCACCACCCCCAAGGCCTGA
- a CDS encoding acetyl-CoA C-acyltransferase, whose product MTTTATTTSTEHSFSAPLNAWLVDGVRTPMVDYCGPLGHVSPTDMGIKVARAVLDKSGVPAADVNSVITGSMAQADFDAFVLPRHIGLYAGVPQSVPAILVQRICGTGFELFRQAADQIALGYADVALVVGTESMTRNPIAAYTHRTGFKLGAPVEFKDFLMEALIDTAGPVTMIETAENLAKKYGITREDVDAYAARSFERALQAQADGFLAGEIVPVTSEKFELAGYATRGITLPRKVAQLDRDTHPRPSPVEALAGLRTVYPGGVQTAGNSSALVDAAVGAVVASDAYVQRRGLKPLARLRGAAAVGVAPEFMGIGPAPAIRALLARTGLTLDDIGLFEINEAQGAQTIAVERELGLDRDKLNVNGGAIALGHPLAATGVRLTVTLARELRRRGLRYGISSACVGGGQGIALLIENPDA is encoded by the coding sequence ATGACGACCACTGCGACGACAACCAGCACTGAACATTCCTTTTCCGCCCCGCTGAACGCCTGGCTGGTCGACGGCGTGCGCACGCCCATGGTCGACTACTGCGGCCCGCTCGGCCATGTGTCGCCCACCGACATGGGCATCAAGGTCGCCCGCGCCGTGCTGGACAAAAGCGGCGTGCCCGCTGCCGACGTGAACTCGGTCATCACCGGCTCGATGGCGCAGGCCGACTTCGACGCCTTCGTGCTGCCGCGCCACATCGGCTTGTATGCGGGCGTGCCGCAGAGCGTGCCGGCCATCCTGGTGCAGCGCATCTGCGGCACGGGCTTCGAGCTGTTCCGCCAGGCCGCGGACCAGATCGCGCTGGGCTATGCCGACGTGGCGCTGGTGGTGGGCACCGAATCCATGACGCGCAACCCGATCGCCGCGTACACGCACCGCACGGGCTTCAAGCTCGGTGCGCCGGTGGAGTTCAAGGACTTCCTGATGGAGGCGCTGATTGACACCGCCGGCCCCGTCACGATGATCGAGACCGCCGAGAACCTGGCCAAAAAATACGGCATCACCCGCGAAGACGTGGACGCGTACGCGGCGCGCTCGTTCGAGCGGGCGCTGCAAGCCCAGGCCGACGGCTTTCTGGCCGGCGAGATCGTGCCGGTGACGAGCGAGAAGTTCGAGTTGGCAGGCTACGCCACGCGCGGCATCACGCTGCCGCGCAAGGTGGCGCAGCTCGACCGCGACACGCACCCGCGCCCCTCGCCCGTCGAGGCCCTGGCGGGGCTGCGCACGGTGTACCCCGGCGGCGTGCAGACGGCGGGCAACAGCTCGGCCCTGGTGGACGCGGCCGTGGGAGCCGTGGTGGCCAGCGATGCCTATGTGCAGCGGCGCGGCCTCAAACCCCTGGCACGCCTGCGTGGCGCGGCTGCCGTCGGTGTGGCGCCCGAATTCATGGGCATCGGCCCCGCACCCGCCATCCGCGCGCTGCTGGCGCGCACCGGGCTCACGCTCGACGACATCGGCCTGTTTGAAATCAACGAAGCGCAGGGCGCGCAGACCATCGCCGTGGAGCGCGAACTGGGCCTGGACCGCGACAAGCTCAACGTGAACGGCGGCGCGATTGCGCTGGGCCACCCCTTGGCCGCCACCGGCGTGCGCCTGACGGTGACCCTGGCGCGCGAGCTGCGCCGGCGCGGGCTGCGCTACGGCATCTCGAGTGCCTGCGTGGGCGGCGGGCAGGGCATTGCCTTGCTCATCGAGAACCCGGATGCTTGA
- a CDS encoding acyl CoA:acetate/3-ketoacid CoA transferase — MKIITAAQAGALIPDNATIFLGGLAVSSLPEEVLKGVEKNFLDTGHPKNVTTWACGAIGNSKDAGMVHFAHPGMIKRTVAGHFGQTGAEMMKMVFDGEVEAYNFPQGSLSHLTRHIASRSPGLLTKVGLGTFVDPRIEGGKLNSKSTEDLVKLVEFNGEEWLFYPAPKVDVAIIRGTLADENGNITLDKEGVLLEQINIAHAAKASGGIVIAQVERIVKAGSLHPKSVKVPGVSVDYVVVSQPENHMQTITTQFNPALCGDVRVPLNSLAPMPLDERKVIARRTALELTPGAITNLGIGIPAGVPSVAAEEGVSDQFTLSVESGITGGIPAQLGDFGTAYNADAIIEQSLQFDFYDGGGLDASFLGLAQADNHGNVNVSKFNGRPVGCGGFVNITRSTKHLVFCGTFTAGGLEVQVADGQLTIVKEGRSRKFIEKVEQITFNGLDAAQREQNVLFVTERAVFRLTTEGLELTEIAPGIDLERDVLAHMGFKPLMRDVKMMDPGLFRAQWGGLAQAMAAKARSAA; from the coding sequence ATGAAAATCATCACCGCAGCCCAGGCCGGGGCCCTGATCCCAGACAACGCCACCATCTTTCTGGGCGGCCTGGCCGTCTCCAGCCTGCCCGAGGAAGTGCTCAAGGGCGTGGAGAAGAATTTTCTCGACACCGGACACCCGAAGAACGTGACCACCTGGGCCTGCGGCGCCATCGGCAACAGCAAGGACGCGGGCATGGTGCACTTTGCCCACCCGGGCATGATCAAGCGCACCGTGGCGGGCCACTTCGGCCAGACCGGCGCCGAGATGATGAAGATGGTCTTCGACGGCGAGGTGGAGGCGTACAACTTCCCGCAGGGCAGCCTGTCGCACCTCACGCGCCACATCGCCAGCCGCAGCCCCGGGCTGCTGACCAAGGTGGGCCTGGGCACGTTCGTGGACCCCCGCATCGAAGGCGGCAAGCTCAACAGCAAGTCCACCGAAGACCTGGTCAAGCTCGTCGAATTCAACGGCGAGGAATGGCTGTTCTACCCCGCGCCCAAGGTCGATGTGGCCATCATCCGCGGCACCTTGGCCGATGAGAACGGCAACATCACGCTGGACAAGGAAGGCGTGCTGCTCGAGCAGATCAATATCGCCCACGCGGCCAAGGCCAGCGGCGGCATCGTGATCGCGCAGGTGGAGCGCATCGTCAAGGCCGGCAGCCTGCACCCCAAGTCGGTCAAGGTGCCGGGCGTGTCGGTGGACTACGTGGTGGTCAGCCAGCCCGAGAACCACATGCAGACCATCACCACGCAGTTCAACCCCGCGCTGTGCGGCGATGTGCGCGTGCCGCTCAACTCGCTGGCGCCCATGCCGCTGGACGAGCGCAAGGTGATCGCGCGCCGCACGGCGCTGGAGCTCACGCCCGGCGCCATCACCAACCTGGGTATCGGCATCCCGGCCGGCGTGCCGTCGGTGGCGGCGGAAGAGGGCGTGTCCGACCAGTTCACGCTGAGCGTGGAAAGCGGCATCACCGGCGGCATCCCGGCGCAGCTGGGCGACTTCGGCACGGCCTACAACGCCGACGCCATCATCGAGCAGTCGCTGCAGTTCGACTTCTATGACGGCGGCGGGCTGGACGCGAGCTTCCTGGGCCTGGCGCAGGCCGACAACCACGGCAACGTGAACGTGAGCAAGTTCAACGGCCGGCCCGTGGGCTGCGGCGGCTTCGTGAACATCACGCGGTCCACCAAGCACCTGGTGTTCTGCGGCACCTTCACCGCGGGCGGGCTGGAGGTGCAGGTGGCCGACGGCCAGCTCACCATCGTCAAGGAAGGCCGCTCGCGCAAGTTCATCGAGAAGGTCGAGCAGATCACCTTCAACGGGCTGGACGCCGCGCAGCGCGAGCAGAACGTGCTGTTCGTCACCGAGCGCGCCGTGTTCCGTCTGACCACCGAAGGCCTGGAGCTGACCGAGATCGCGCCCGGCATCGACCTGGAACGCGACGTGCTGGCGCACATGGGGTTCAAGCCCCTGATGCGCGATGTGAAGATGATGGACCCGGGCCTGTTCCGTGCCCAGTGGGGCGGGCTGGCGCAGGCAATGGCCGCCAAGGCCAGGTCCGCTGCCTGA
- a CDS encoding MarR family winged helix-turn-helix transcriptional regulator has product MSSARPFRNPPPPATALSTPEAVDTSFLRTLVGYNARRASLAVIEVFMERMAVYRLKVVEFSVLSLVAHNPGITSRQLCATLNVLPPNLVGLIAALERRGLIERRPHPSDGRAMGVHLTPAGVELTVQAEETAAQLEVDATAGLTAAERKTLIRLLQKVYSPDPAS; this is encoded by the coding sequence ATGTCCAGCGCCCGCCCCTTCAGAAACCCACCGCCCCCCGCCACCGCGCTCTCCACGCCGGAGGCCGTGGACACCAGCTTCCTGCGCACGCTGGTGGGCTACAACGCGCGCCGTGCGTCGCTGGCGGTCATCGAGGTGTTCATGGAGCGCATGGCGGTGTACCGCCTGAAGGTGGTGGAGTTTTCCGTGCTGTCGCTGGTGGCCCACAACCCGGGCATCACCTCGCGCCAGCTGTGCGCCACGCTCAATGTACTGCCGCCCAACCTGGTGGGACTGATCGCCGCGCTGGAGCGGCGCGGGCTGATCGAGCGCCGCCCGCACCCCAGCGACGGGCGCGCCATGGGCGTGCACCTCACGCCCGCGGGGGTGGAGCTGACCGTGCAGGCCGAGGAGACCGCCGCCCAGCTGGAAGTGGACGCCACGGCGGGCCTGACCGCCGCCGAGCGCAAGACGCTGATCCGGTTGCTGCAGAAGGTCTATTCGCCGGACCCCGCCTCCTGA
- a CDS encoding YifB family Mg chelatase-like AAA ATPase, which produces MSLALVQSRALLGLQAPSVTVEVHLANGLPSFTLVGLAEVEVKEARERVRSALQNAGLEFPHNKRITVNLAPADLPKDSGRFDLPIALGILAASGQLDGARLPGHEFAGELSLSGELRPVRGALATSLALQTQQISAVLVLPPGSAEEAALVPAAQVVRARHLLDVVRAFLPPGSAAAGDASVDNDGWTRLQATPMAAAAASLDMADVKGQATAKRALEIAAAGAHSVLMAGPPGSGKSMLALRFAGLLPAMTVDEALESAAIASLAGRFRPELWGQRPTGTPHHTASAVALVGGGSPPRPGEISLAHHGVLFLDELPEFPRAALEALREPLETGHITISRAAQRADFPARFQMIAAMNPCPCGFLGSTQRACRCTPDQINRYQGKLSGPLLDRIDLHVEVPALPAEQLVQAPAGEPTAAIRGRVEHARALALARQGKANQALQGQEIDTHLRLDDAAARFLNTAAARLGWSARSTHRALKVARTIADLAGSPTTEVIHVAEAVQYRRVLRSPA; this is translated from the coding sequence ATGAGTCTTGCTTTGGTGCAAAGCCGCGCCCTTCTGGGGCTGCAGGCGCCGTCCGTCACTGTCGAAGTGCACCTGGCCAACGGCCTGCCCAGCTTCACCCTGGTGGGCCTTGCCGAAGTGGAAGTGAAGGAAGCGCGCGAGCGCGTGCGGTCGGCACTGCAGAACGCGGGGCTGGAGTTCCCCCACAACAAGCGGATCACCGTCAACCTCGCCCCCGCCGACCTGCCCAAGGATTCCGGCCGGTTCGACCTGCCGATCGCGCTGGGCATCCTGGCGGCCAGCGGGCAGCTGGACGGCGCCCGCCTGCCGGGGCACGAATTCGCGGGCGAGCTGTCGCTGTCGGGCGAACTGCGGCCGGTGCGCGGCGCGCTGGCCACGAGCCTCGCGCTGCAGACGCAGCAGATCAGCGCCGTGCTGGTGCTGCCGCCCGGCAGCGCCGAAGAGGCCGCCCTCGTGCCCGCCGCGCAGGTGGTGCGCGCCCGGCACCTGCTGGACGTGGTGCGCGCCTTCCTGCCACCGGGCAGCGCCGCGGCGGGCGATGCCTCCGTGGACAACGATGGCTGGACCCGCCTGCAAGCCACGCCGATGGCGGCCGCAGCCGCCTCCCTGGACATGGCCGACGTGAAAGGCCAGGCCACGGCCAAGCGCGCGCTGGAGATCGCGGCCGCCGGAGCCCACAGTGTCCTGATGGCCGGCCCGCCGGGCTCGGGCAAGTCCATGCTGGCCCTGCGCTTTGCCGGGCTGCTGCCGGCCATGACGGTGGACGAGGCGCTGGAGAGCGCAGCGATCGCCAGCCTGGCCGGGCGGTTCCGCCCCGAACTGTGGGGGCAACGGCCCACGGGCACGCCCCACCATACGGCCAGCGCGGTGGCCCTTGTCGGAGGTGGATCGCCGCCCCGGCCGGGCGAAATCTCGCTGGCCCACCACGGCGTCCTCTTCCTCGACGAGCTGCCGGAATTTCCCCGCGCCGCCCTCGAGGCGCTGCGCGAGCCGCTGGAGACGGGCCACATCACCATCTCGCGGGCCGCGCAGCGCGCGGACTTCCCCGCGCGCTTTCAGATGATCGCGGCGATGAACCCCTGCCCGTGCGGCTTTCTCGGGTCCACGCAACGCGCGTGCCGCTGCACGCCCGACCAGATCAACCGCTACCAGGGCAAGCTCAGCGGCCCGCTGCTGGACCGCATCGACCTGCATGTGGAGGTGCCCGCCCTCCCCGCCGAGCAACTGGTGCAGGCCCCCGCGGGCGAGCCCACCGCCGCCATCCGCGGGCGGGTGGAACATGCCCGCGCCCTGGCGCTGGCGCGGCAGGGCAAGGCCAACCAGGCGTTGCAGGGCCAGGAGATCGACACGCACCTGCGGCTGGACGATGCGGCCGCCAGATTCCTGAACACCGCCGCCGCGCGGCTGGGATGGTCGGCCCGCAGCACGCACCGTGCGCTGAAGGTGGCGCGCACCATCGCCGACCTGGCGGGCTCGCCCACCACCGAGGTCATCCATGTGGCCGAGGCCGTGCAATACCGCCGCGTGCTGCGCAGCCCCGCTTGA
- a CDS encoding TorF family putative porin, with translation MTRAIIKTLGVALAASLPLLASAQLTGNVSLTTNYKFRGQDQDASKAKALKPALQGGFDYAFGESGWYVGNWNSSVDWLANNSLEADLYGGYKFKAGGADLDLGALTYIYPGNANGNTTELYGAATMGPFTAKYSHTISKDYFGWAGAKSGSGLKGRNTGYLNLAFAQEVAPSVTLKASVGFTRFASDIKDLGVPNYMDYSVGGAYDFGSGLSLGAAVVGANKKAFFGHVNKSRVIVTLTKTL, from the coding sequence ATGACCCGCGCCATCATCAAGACCCTGGGCGTTGCCCTTGCAGCATCCCTTCCCCTGCTGGCCAGCGCCCAGCTCACCGGCAACGTCAGCCTGACCACCAACTACAAGTTCCGTGGCCAGGACCAGGACGCCTCCAAGGCCAAGGCCCTCAAGCCCGCGCTGCAAGGCGGTTTTGACTATGCCTTCGGCGAATCCGGCTGGTACGTGGGCAACTGGAATTCCAGCGTGGACTGGCTGGCCAACAACTCGCTCGAAGCCGACCTGTACGGCGGCTACAAGTTCAAGGCCGGCGGCGCCGACCTGGACCTGGGCGCGCTGACCTACATCTACCCCGGCAATGCCAACGGCAACACCACCGAGCTGTATGGCGCGGCCACCATGGGCCCCTTCACCGCCAAGTATTCGCACACCATCTCCAAGGACTACTTCGGCTGGGCCGGCGCCAAGTCCGGCTCGGGCCTGAAGGGCCGCAACACCGGCTACCTGAACCTGGCGTTCGCCCAGGAAGTGGCTCCCAGCGTCACCCTGAAGGCCTCGGTGGGCTTCACCCGCTTCGCCAGCGACATCAAGGACCTGGGCGTGCCCAACTACATGGACTACAGCGTGGGCGGCGCGTATGACTTCGGCAGCGGCCTGTCGCTGGGCGCCGCCGTGGTGGGCGCCAACAAGAAGGCCTTCTTCGGCCACGTCAACAAGTCGCGCGTGATCGTCACGCTCACCAAAACCCTGTAA
- the glnK gene encoding P-II family nitrogen regulator encodes MKMVTAIIKPFKLDEVREALSDIGVQGITVTEVKGFGRQKGHTELYRGAEYVVDFLPKVKIEAAVADDLVDRVIESIESAARTGKIGDGKIFVTHLEQVVRIRTGETGKEAL; translated from the coding sequence ATGAAAATGGTGACAGCCATCATCAAGCCCTTCAAGCTCGACGAGGTGCGTGAAGCACTCTCGGACATCGGCGTGCAAGGCATCACGGTGACCGAGGTCAAGGGCTTCGGCCGCCAGAAGGGCCACACCGAGCTGTACCGCGGCGCGGAGTACGTGGTCGACTTCCTGCCCAAGGTCAAGATCGAGGCCGCCGTGGCGGATGACCTGGTGGACCGCGTGATCGAGTCCATCGAAAGCGCCGCGCGCACCGGCAAGATCGGCGACGGCAAGATCTTCGTGACCCACCTGGAGCAGGTGGTGCGCATCCGCACTGGCGAAACCGGCAAGGAAGCCCTGTAA
- the amt gene encoding ammonium transporter, with translation MKKLLASFILGLGLLTMGNLSLAQAPAASEPAAAAPAAAAAPAAEAPAAAPAPAAAAAAAAPAAAEAPAPVPNKGDTAWMMTSTILVILMVLPGLALFYGGLVRSKNMLSVLMQVMVTFSLIVVLWFIYGYSLAFTEGGAFIGGFDRLFMKGIWDNAAGTFANAATFSKGVVIPEVVFAAFQATFAGITCALIVGAFAERIKFSAVMMFMVLWFTFSYLPIAHMVWFWMGPDAYASKEVADAMTGKAGQIWQWGALDFAGGTVVHINAAVAGLVGAFMVGKRIGYGKEAMAPHSLTLTMVGASLLWVGWFGFNAGSALEANGFAALAFINTLVATAAAVLAWSIGEALMRGKASMLGAASGAVAGLVAITPAAGNVGIGGALVIGLVGGFACLWGVNGLKKLLGADDSLDVFGVHGIGGIVGALLTGVFNAPGLGGPGYVADWVTATMVTSADYSIAAQVWTQTKAVLLTIVWSGVVSFVAYKIVDLTVGLRVSEEDEREGLDITSHGETAYNR, from the coding sequence ATGAAAAAACTGCTTGCTTCCTTCATTCTGGGGCTGGGCCTGCTGACCATGGGCAACCTGTCCCTGGCCCAGGCGCCCGCCGCCTCCGAGCCGGCCGCCGCCGCGCCCGCTGCGGCGGCCGCTCCCGCCGCTGAAGCCCCTGCGGCTGCCCCTGCTCCCGCGGCCGCCGCTGCAGCCGCTGCACCGGCCGCCGCCGAAGCCCCCGCTCCGGTCCCCAACAAGGGCGACACCGCCTGGATGATGACCTCCACCATCCTCGTGATCCTGATGGTCCTGCCCGGCCTGGCGCTGTTCTACGGCGGCCTGGTGCGCAGCAAGAACATGCTGTCCGTGCTGATGCAGGTGATGGTCACGTTCTCGCTGATCGTGGTGCTGTGGTTCATCTACGGCTACAGCCTGGCCTTCACCGAGGGCGGCGCCTTCATCGGCGGCTTCGACCGGCTGTTCATGAAGGGCATCTGGGACAACGCCGCCGGCACGTTCGCCAACGCCGCCACCTTCAGCAAGGGTGTCGTGATTCCGGAAGTGGTGTTCGCCGCCTTCCAGGCCACGTTCGCCGGCATCACCTGCGCCCTGATCGTCGGTGCGTTCGCAGAGCGCATCAAGTTCAGCGCCGTCATGATGTTCATGGTGCTGTGGTTCACCTTCAGCTACCTGCCGATCGCCCACATGGTGTGGTTCTGGATGGGCCCCGACGCATACGCCTCCAAGGAAGTGGCCGACGCCATGACCGGCAAGGCCGGCCAGATCTGGCAGTGGGGCGCGCTGGACTTCGCCGGCGGTACCGTGGTGCACATCAACGCCGCCGTGGCGGGCCTGGTGGGCGCGTTCATGGTGGGCAAGCGCATCGGCTACGGCAAGGAAGCCATGGCGCCCCACAGCCTGACGCTGACCATGGTCGGTGCCTCGCTGCTGTGGGTGGGCTGGTTCGGCTTCAACGCCGGCTCCGCCCTGGAAGCCAACGGCTTTGCCGCCCTGGCCTTCATCAACACGCTGGTGGCCACCGCCGCCGCCGTGCTGGCATGGTCCATCGGTGAAGCGCTGATGCGCGGCAAGGCGTCGATGCTGGGTGCCGCGTCGGGTGCCGTGGCCGGCCTCGTGGCCATCACGCCCGCTGCCGGCAACGTCGGCATCGGCGGTGCGCTGGTGATCGGCCTCGTGGGCGGCTTCGCCTGCCTGTGGGGTGTGAACGGCCTCAAGAAGCTGCTGGGCGCGGACGACTCGCTCGACGTGTTCGGCGTGCACGGCATCGGCGGCATCGTGGGTGCCCTGCTGACCGGCGTGTTCAATGCGCCTGGCCTGGGTGGCCCCGGCTACGTGGCCGACTGGGTGACCGCCACCATGGTGACCTCCGCCGACTACTCCATCGCCGCCCAGGTGTGGACCCAGACCAAGGCCGTGCTGCTGACCATCGTGTGGTCGGGCGTGGTTTCCTTCGTGGCCTACAAGATCGTCGACCTGACGGTGGGCCTGCGTGTCTCGGAAGAAGACGAACGCGAAGGCCTGGACATCACCTCGCACGGCGAAACAGCGTACAACCGCTGA
- the glcE gene encoding glycolate oxidase subunit GlcE, with protein sequence MQGMDLALAQIADRVRTAAADQTPLRIRGGGTKDFHGLALHGEVLDTRVLRGIVSYEPSELVVTVRAGTPLAELEATLAEQGQCLPFEPPHFAKTPPDAATVGGMVAAGLSGPARASVGAVRDYVLGVTLLNGRAELLSFGGQVMKNVAGYDVSRLMAGAWGTLGLLTEVSLKVLPVAPAEATLRFECNQADALRKLHAWGGQPLPLNASCWVQDTGTGTLYVRLRGAVAAVEAACKTMGGVRMDDSAAVAADWAACREQTLPWFSDRAQRPGHALWRLSLPPTAPVLQLPAAAQPLIEWHGALRWVQAPEAAGDALREAARAVGGSASVFIASSAGASSGGGQFGLKSSALEQIHARLKHSFDPAGIFNPGRMARAW encoded by the coding sequence ATGCAAGGCATGGACCTCGCCCTTGCCCAGATCGCCGACCGTGTGCGCACCGCCGCCGCCGACCAGACCCCCTTGCGCATCCGGGGCGGGGGCACCAAGGACTTCCATGGCCTGGCGCTGCATGGCGAGGTGCTCGACACCCGCGTGCTGCGCGGCATCGTGAGCTACGAGCCCAGCGAACTGGTCGTCACCGTGCGCGCGGGCACCCCGCTGGCCGAGCTGGAGGCCACGCTGGCCGAACAGGGCCAGTGCCTGCCCTTCGAGCCCCCGCACTTCGCCAAGACCCCGCCGGATGCCGCCACCGTGGGCGGCATGGTGGCGGCCGGCCTGTCGGGGCCGGCCCGCGCCAGCGTGGGCGCGGTGCGCGACTATGTGCTGGGGGTCACGCTGCTCAACGGCCGGGCCGAGCTGCTGAGCTTTGGTGGGCAGGTGATGAAGAACGTGGCGGGCTATGACGTGTCGCGCCTCATGGCCGGCGCCTGGGGCACGCTGGGCCTGCTCACCGAGGTCAGCCTCAAGGTGCTGCCGGTGGCCCCGGCCGAGGCCACGCTGCGCTTCGAATGCAACCAGGCCGATGCCTTGCGCAAGCTGCACGCCTGGGGCGGCCAGCCCCTGCCGCTCAACGCGAGCTGCTGGGTGCAGGACACGGGCACGGGCACCCTCTACGTGCGCCTGCGCGGGGCCGTGGCCGCCGTCGAGGCCGCGTGCAAGACCATGGGTGGCGTGCGCATGGACGACAGCGCCGCCGTGGCTGCCGATTGGGCCGCCTGCCGCGAACAGACCCTGCCCTGGTTCAGCGACCGCGCCCAGCGCCCCGGCCACGCGCTGTGGCGCCTGTCCCTGCCGCCCACGGCCCCCGTGCTCCAACTGCCTGCGGCGGCCCAGCCGCTCATTGAATGGCACGGCGCCCTGCGCTGGGTGCAGGCGCCGGAAGCGGCGGGCGATGCCCTGCGCGAGGCCGCACGCGCGGTGGGCGGAAGTGCTTCTGTTTTCATAGCTTCCAGCGCAGGTGCATCAAGCGGTGGCGGCCAGTTTGGCTTGAAATCCAGTGCGCTGGAGCAGATACACGCGCGCCTCAAGCACAGCTTCGACCCCGCGGGCATCTTCAACCCCGGGCGCATGGCCCGCGCCTGGTAA